The Mucilaginibacter rubeus genomic interval AACTGAGGTAATAAACATCTTCTTTCTTATGTATAATACCGGCTTGCATGAGCGGCTCAGCTTGTTTCAGTAATGCCTGCTTATAAACCCATAAGCGACAAACAATGCTATACTTCGGATATTCACGATACCCGGCAAAATTCCGAATCAGCCCGATCTGTTGTTTTGTTTCTTCAGCCTTTTGCTCTCCATCGGGTAATTGCATCAATTGCTCTATTAACCCCTGTTCTTTTCTTAAAGCCGCTTGTAACCCCATTTCAAATTTTTGCTTACCCGCGCCAGGCTCAAAATTTTTAATATTATTGAGGATTATCGGGATAAGCGTAACCGGCTTTTCCATCCAGCGGGCTTGGGTAACATCAATTTCGCCGGCACAATGCATTCCGTATTTATCAAGATAGGAATTGATAGCAACCAAGGATTCTTGTCCACCGTTAAGGATCGCCAGCCCGTTAAAAAAATCATCTTTCGCTTGTTGCAGATAATTAATTACTTCCGGGTAAGGACGAATTACATCGGCAACATCCAATAACTCAAGACCCATTTCTGAGGTGATATTGTTTGCTACCGATTGTGAAAGTATATCTGCGGCATTCTTTTCCCCCAACCACTCCTGCATTTTTTCATTAATCCATAACGTGGCATTCATGCCAGCCATAATAGCTGCAATGCTTTGCGGGGCAAATAGTTCTTTCCTCATTTCCTGAAGGTCTTCCAGGATAAAATCAAACAGATCGGTTTCTGACTTAGCCTGAATAGTTTGCTTTAAGGTTTCTAAGGATGACTGACTGCTTCGGATCAATTCGGCAGCAATTGCCGGGTCATTGGCTACTTGCGGCGGCTGTGCCCAGGTTGCAACCTTTTTGTTTTTAGTGGAATCCGGCTCTTCTTCCGGTAACATCTTTACAAAATCGCCACGATCTATGAGTGTGGTTACCGCATCTTTTATAAGCGGATCATGCTGCCCCATTGCTTTTAATAAAGCCGCTCTGCCTGTTGCAGAAGCCAAACTATCAGCCACATCAACAAACAATCTTCCGCCAGCTTTATACATGGGCCGGGCGGCTGTTAGTTGCCATAAAGATAGCCCTAAAGGCCTCATAGCATCGGTCATCATTTGTTGGTGACCTACGGATATAAAAACGTGATTCTCCCCGTCGTTAATTTCAGGAACAGGATATAAAGTAGTAATCGGCCGGCTTTGTACAATATAGAAAGTATCATTAGCTATGCACCATTCGATATCCTGCGGACTGTTGAAGTGCTCTTCGATCATCCTGCCGATGGTATTCAGCCGCAAAATCTGCTTATCCGTCAGTACCTGATCATGCTGCAACTCGGGTTCAATCCGCTGCTCTTCGGTACCGCCATCTTTTAAAGCATAAACAGCCAGTTTCTTAGCCGGTACTTTCTTATCGATGATGTTGCCATCGCGAACTTTATAATTATCGGCATTCACCAGACCAGATACCATGGCCTCTCCAAGCCCAAAGCCTGCATCAACAGAAAGTATCTTCCGGTTACCGTTGACGGGATCGGCAGTGAATAAAATCCCCGAAGCATGTGGAAAAACCATCTGCTGAACAACTACAGCAAGCTGTACTTTACGATGATCAAAACCGTTTTGGATACGATAGGTCACCGCCCTATCGGTAAATAACGATGCCCAGCACTTGCTTATGTGTTTCAGGATGGCGGTATTCCCGATGACATTCAAATATGTATCCTGCTGCCCGGCAAAAGAAGCCGTTGGCAGATCTTCTGCCGTAGCACTTGACCTTACAGCAAACGCAGTGTTTTTATCAAACTTTGAGAGATAGCAGGCAACTTCTTCAGCTACAGCTTCGGGAACAGGTACAGTTTCAACTACAGCCCGAATCTTTGCGCTGATCTCATTAATAATTCCCCTATCATCGGCTTTGGCATGTGATAGCTGACTCAACAGATCATTAAACTCCAGATTGTTTTCCGTTATGATTTTATAAGCTTCCGTGGTAATGCAGAAGCCGTCAGGTACTTCAATTTCTTCAATCCCCGACAGCTCGCCCAAATTAGCCCCCTTGCCGCCAACCAAGGCAAGTTTTGAAATATCTGCATCCCGAAAACCGATCACATAATAG includes:
- the ppsA gene encoding phosphoenolpyruvate synthase encodes the protein MGYYVIGFRDADISKLALVGGKGANLGELSGIEEIEVPDGFCITTEAYKIITENNLEFNDLLSQLSHAKADDRGIINEISAKIRAVVETVPVPEAVAEEVACYLSKFDKNTAFAVRSSATAEDLPTASFAGQQDTYLNVIGNTAILKHISKCWASLFTDRAVTYRIQNGFDHRKVQLAVVVQQMVFPHASGILFTADPVNGNRKILSVDAGFGLGEAMVSGLVNADNYKVRDGNIIDKKVPAKKLAVYALKDGGTEEQRIEPELQHDQVLTDKQILRLNTIGRMIEEHFNSPQDIEWCIANDTFYIVQSRPITTLYPVPEINDGENHVFISVGHQQMMTDAMRPLGLSLWQLTAARPMYKAGGRLFVDVADSLASATGRAALLKAMGQHDPLIKDAVTTLIDRGDFVKMLPEEEPDSTKNKKVATWAQPPQVANDPAIAAELIRSSQSSLETLKQTIQAKSETDLFDFILEDLQEMRKELFAPQSIAAIMAGMNATLWINEKMQEWLGEKNAADILSQSVANNITSEMGLELLDVADVIRPYPEVINYLQQAKDDFFNGLAILNGGQESLVAINSYLDKYGMHCAGEIDVTQARWMEKPVTLIPIILNNIKNFEPGAGKQKFEMGLQAALRKEQGLIEQLMQLPDGEQKAEETKQQIGLIRNFAGYREYPKYSIVCRLWVYKQALLKQAEPLMQAGIIHKKEDVYYLSFEEFRGVVSTGKLDYKLILQRKIEHALHEKLNPPRVITSDGEIISGKYNREDFPVGAMVGLAVSAGVIEGRARVILNMENAELEEGDILITTFTDPSWTPLFVSIKGLVTEVGGLMTHGAVIAREYGLPAVVGVEDATKLIKDGQRIRVNGTDGFVEIL